One Glycine max cultivar Williams 82 chromosome 6, Glycine_max_v4.0, whole genome shotgun sequence DNA segment encodes these proteins:
- the LOC100820243 gene encoding uncharacterized protein has translation MLPLKLVRSLVLGETINHNPHHILTQNHHHNSDDENKTYGTSKPHHHTRRRRRRRKYKTPGLIFLPTKEIIRDTYRLATIARDLGLDLYPTPSLSHIIFSNPSSSKPSSLSISSSSSSSCSLPSDAVPIPFPSLSATPLAHLRCFLTLSPRAFKIVLFNSDHHPDAAGTAGNWDCGSFSLYSRVVGVRVDTMEEFCRILAGKGWSFYKTKKNPSSDQRRGGAFYLFRRVDVNRVRVGALVDGACRVRELRLPHLDFGNAPLRILQYILLMTDDIFCLA, from the coding sequence ATGCTTCCACTAAAGCTGGTTCGCTCTCTGGTCTTAGGTGAAACCATCAACCACAACCCTCATCACATCCTAACCCAAAATCACCACCATAATAgtgatgatgaaaataaaaccTATGGCACTTCAAAACCCCACCATCAtacaagaaggagaagaagaagaagaaagtacAAAACCCCTGGCCTCATATTCCTCCCAACAAAAGAGATCATAAGAGACACATACAGGCTTGCCACCATTGCAAGAGACTTAGGTCTAGACTTGTACCCTACACCATCCCTCTCTCACATCATCTTCTCCAACCCATCATCATCCAAACCCTCATCACTatccatttcttcttcttcttcttcttcttgctccCTCCCAAGCGACGCCGTTCCCATCCCCTTCCCTTCCCTCTCCGCAACCCCACTCGCTCACCTCCGCTGCTTCCTCACGCTCTCCCCACGCGCCTTCAAGATCGTTCTTTTCAACTCCGACCACCACCCAGACGCCGCCGGCACCGCCGGAAACTGGGACTGcggctctttctctctctactcTAGGGTTGTTGGTGTTCGCGTTGACACCATGGAGGAGTTTTGTCGGATTCTTGCCGGAAAAGGTTGGAGCTTTtacaaaaccaagaaaaaccCTTCTTCCGATCAGCGCCGCGGCGGCGCCTTTTACCTCTTCAGAAGGGTGGATGTGAACCGAGTTCGGGTCGGAGCTCTGGTGGATGGGGCGTGCAGGGTGAGGGAGTTGAGGTTGCCGCACTTGGATTTTGGAAATGCTCCGTTGAGGATTTTGCAGTATATTTTGTTGATGACTGATGATATCTTCTGTTTGGCATGA
- the LOC100780308 gene encoding 18.5 kDa class I heat shock protein, with the protein MSLIPSFFGGRRSNVFDPFSLDVWDPFKDLSFPSAEDSAFLKTRVDWKETPEAHVFKADIPGLKKEQVKVEIEDDKVLQISGERSVEKEDKNDKWHRVERSSGKFLRKFRLPENAKVDQVKASIENGVLTVTVPKEEVKKPDVKAVQISG; encoded by the coding sequence ATGTCACTGATACCAAGTTTCTTCGGTGGTCGAAGGAGCAATGTTTTCGACCCTTTCTCGCTCGACGTATGGGACCCCTTCAAGGATTTGTCTTTCCCTTCTGCTGAAGATTCAGCTTTCTTGAAAACACGAGTGGATTGGAAGGAGACCCCAGAAGCGCACGTGTTCAAGGCTGATATTCCGGGGCTGAAGAAGGAGCAAGTGAAAGTGGAGATTGAAGATGACAAGGTTCTTCAGATAAGCGGAGAGAGGAGTGTTGAGAAAGAAGACAAGAACGATAAGTGGCACCGCGTGGAGCGTAGCAGTGGTAAGTTCTTGAGGAAGTTCAGATTGCCAGAAAACGCTAAAGTCGATCAAGTTAAGGCTTCTATTGAAAATGGGGTTCTCACTGTCACCGTTCCAAAGGAAGAGGTCAAAAAACCTGATGTTAAGGCCGTGCAAATCTCTGGTTAA